Below is a genomic region from Enterobacteriaceae bacterium ESL0689.
CTGGCTCACCAGGCGTTATTGGCGCAGCCAGTCTGGACACGGACAGCGCGGAGAAACCGCAACGTACACGGAGTACGTGAGGATTTCGAGCACTGCCCAGGGCCAGAATGGCAAGTAAAATAGCCTGATGGGCCAGGCTCTAAACCGGACAGCGTTGGACATTTCACTATAAAGCTCGCCATAATAAAAACGCAACATTAGCCAACCGGAGTATGAGCTGTAATGGGCCAGGAAAAGCTGTATATCGAAAAAGAACTCAGTTGGTTGTCCTTTAATGAACGTGTTCTTCAGGAAGCCGCAGATAAAAGTAATCCACTGATTGAACGTATGCGTTTTCTGGGCATTTACTCTAACAACCTTGATGAGTTTTACAAAGTGCGCTTCGCCGAACTTAAGCGCCGTATCATTATCAGTGAAGAACAGGGAAATACGCTCCACGCTCACCACTTGCTGGGAAAAATTCAGACACGTGTTCTTAAAGCCGACCAGCAATTTGACAGCCTGTATAATGAACTGCTGCTGGAGATGGCGCGTAAACAGATCTTTCTGGTTAACGAACGTCAGCTTTCGGTCAATCAACAGGCCTGGTTACGCGATTACTTCCGCCAGCATCTGCGTAAGCACATCATCCCGATTATGATTAATCAGGATACCGATCTGATCCAGTTTCTGAAAGATGACTACACTTATCTGGCTGTCGAGATTATCCGTGGTGACAGCGTTAACTATGCTTTACTGGAAATCCCGGCCGATAAAGTGCCGCGTTTTATTAATCTGCCGCCAGAAGCGCCACGAAGAATAAAACCGATGATTTTACTGGACAATATATTACGTTATTGTCTCGATGATATTTTTAAGGGTTTCTTCGATTTTGATACCCTCAATGCCTATTCGATGAAGATGACACGTGATGCCGAATATGACCTGGTTCACGAGATGGAATCGAGCCTGATGGAGCTGATGTCCTCCAGCCTTAAACAGCGCCTGACCGCAGAACCGGTACGTTTTGTCTATCAACGTGATATGCCCCATGCGATGGTGGAAATGCTGCGCGATAAATTCGCCATTTCACACTATGACTCGATGTTGCCCGGCAGCCGCTATCATAATTTTAAAGATTTTATCAATTTCCCTAATGTCGGTAAGGCTAACCTGGTCAACAAACCCCAGCCATGTCTGCGTCATGTCTGGTTTGATAAATTTCGTAATGGCTTTGATACTATCCGTGAACGCGATGTCTTGCTCTATTATCCCTATCATACCTTTGAGCATGTGCTGGAGTTACTGCGGCAGTCCTCATTTGACCCCAGCGTACTGGCAATCAAAATCAATATTTACCGGGTAGCCAAAGATTCACGGATCATCGACTCGGTTATTCATGCCGCCCATAATGGCAAAAAAGTGACGGTGGTCGTTGAGCTACAGGCGCGTTTTGACGAAGAGGCCAATATTCGCTGGGCCAAACGGCTGACCGAAGCGGGGGTTCACGTTATCTTCTCCGCACCCGGGCTGAAAATTCACGCCAAGTTGTTCCTGATATCGCGCCGGGAGGGAAACAGAGTTATCCGTTACGCCCATATTGGCACTGGGAACTTTAATGAAAAAACCGCCCGCCTGTATACCGACTATTCATTGCTCACCGCAGATGCCCGCATCACCAATGAAGTACGTAGGGTCTTTAATTTTATTGAAAATCCTTACCGCCCGGTCAGTTTCAACTATCTGCTGGTGTCGCCACAAAATTCACGTCATCTGTTATATGACATGATCGATCAGGAAATAGATAATGCCCGCAATGGACGCCCCGCAGGCATTACCCTGAAGCTCAATAATCTGGTGGATGAGGGGCTGGTCGATCGCCTGTATGCCGCCTCCGGTGCCGGGGTGCCGATCAATCTGTTAGTTCGTGGCATGTGTTCGCTGATCCCAGGGCTCCCCGGGATCAGCGAAAATATTCGTGCTATCAGTATTGTTGATCGTTTTCTTGAGCATGATCGGGTCTATGTTTTCGAAAATGGCGGCGATAAAAAAGTCTGGCTCTCTTCCGCCGACTGGATGACGCGCAATATCGATTATCGCATTGAAGTGGCCGTCCCCCTGCTGGACCCTGATCTAAAACAACGTGTACTGAATATCCTTGCGATTTTGTTCAGTGATACGGTGAAAGCACGCTATCTTGATAAAGAACTGAGTAATCGCTATGTGCCACGCGGTAATCGCCGTAAGGTGCGCGCACAACCGGCGATATACCATTATCTCCAATCGCTTGAAAAACCTGATTAGCGCCTATGCCAGTAAATCACGAAATGAGTTGCCCACAAGAGTTCGCAGCGGTCGATCTGGGATCAAACAGCTTCCATATGGTTATCGCTCGCGTTGTTGACGGTACTCTACAAATTATCAGCCGACTCAAACAACGTGTTCATCTCGCTGATGGGCTTGACGACCACGGACGGCTCAGTGAGGAGGCGATCAGCCGGGGATTAAACTGTTTATCGCTGTTTGCAGAGCGGTTACGGGGATTTCCTCCCTCGCGTGTCCGTATTGTCGGGACACATACTTTACGTCAGGCAACCAATGCTGAGGAGTTTCTCCATCGGGCGAAAAAAGTGCTCCCCTACCCCATCGAGATAATCTCCGGCAACGAAGAGGCGCGTCTGATTTTTATGGGGGTCGCCCATACTCAGCCCGGCGGCGGACGTAAGCTGGTGATCGATATCGGCGGCGGCTCAACCGAACTGATTATTGGCGAAAATTTCCAGCCATTACTGGTTGAAAGCCGGCGTATGGGCTGCGTGAGTTTTTCTCAGACCTATTTTGCTGACGGTATTATCAGTAAAGATAACTTTCAGCATGCTCGGCTGGCGGCGATCCAGCAACTGGAAACCCTGGCCTCCCCGTTTCGTGCCCTCGGCTGGGATGTGGCAATGGGAGCATCCGGAACGATCAAAGCGGTTCATGAAGTGTTAATCGCAAGCGGCAAAAAAGAGGGGGTGATCACCCCTGAACGTCTTGAGAAGCTGGTGGCGGAACTGCTGAAATTTAAACACAGGGATAAACTCAGGCTACCGGGTTTGTCAGAAGATCGCAAAATGGTCTTTGCACCCGGGCTGGCTATCCTGTGCGGTGTTTTCGATGCGCTGAAAATTAAAGCGTTATTGCTCTCTGATGGCGCTTTGCGCGAAGGGGTACTGTATGAAATGGAGGGGCGTTTTCGCCATCAGGATATTCGTAGCCGTACTGCGCAAAGTCTGTCGCGGCAATACAATATTGATACTCAGCAAGCATCCCGGGTTCTGGAAACGACAATGCAGCTATTCGCACAATGGCAGGCGCAAAACCCGCGACTGGCTGATCCTTGTCTGACAGCGTTACTGAAATGGGCAGCGATGTTGTATGAAATCGGACTCGGTATTAACCACAGTGGCATACATCGTCATTCCGCCTATATTTTGCAACACAGTGATCTCCCAGGCTTTGATCAGGAACAACAAATGATGATAGCGACCCTGGTTCGTTATCATCGTAAATCGATCCATCCGGATGAGCTTCCCCGCTTCACTCTTTTTAAGAAAAAGCAGTTCTTGCCGCTGATTAAACTCCTGCGTCTCGGCGTGCTACTGAATAATCAGCGTCAGGCAACCCTTCTGCCACCTGAACTGATATTAAATACTGACGACAACCACTGGACTCTGATCTTTCCCCATGACTGGTTTCATCAGAATGTACTGATACGCCTCGACCTGGAAAAAGAACAAAAGTACTGGCACGATGTCGCTGACTGGAAACTGGAGATTAGCGAAGCAAAACCCGATAACTGCGGCTAACACCGTGCCAGATGCGTCTCATCCGGCATTATGATGGAGATGATGTTCTGCCTCCGTGACCAGTGATGCGAGCGGCACTGGTTCACCAATATCATATCCCTGAAGATAATCGATCCCCAGGGCCAGCACCGCCTTGCGGATGTCGGGGGTTTCCACATACTCCGCCACCAGCTGCATCTTTTTCATCCGTGCCAGATTGCAAATAGATGCCACGACCTGGTAATCGAGGCTACTGGTCATCAGGTTACGAATAAAGCTACCGTCAATCTTTAGCAGATCGGCGTTCAGATTCTTGAGGCTGACGTAGCTGGCATAACCGGTGCCAAAGTCATCAATCGCCACCCGACATCCCAGCATTTGTAAATGTGCCAGCGTTTGTCGCGCCTGCTGCGGATTACGCAGGGCGTGATTTTCTGTTAATTCAAAGATTAACTGCCACGGTTCAATATGATACTGCGCCAGTAATCGCGATACTTCATCAGGGAAGTGACTACGACTGACCGAAACCGGAGACAGGTTAACCGCCAGCCGTAATCCCGGTAACGTTTTGCGATGCTGATCCATAAAGGAAAGGGTATGTTCCAGCACCCATATATCAATCTGCGAAACAAGGCCAAACTCATGCGCCACTGGCAAAAAATCGGCGGGTGACACGAGCTTGCCGTTATCATCCACCATTCTCAACAACACTTCATGGTAATTATCGCCACGGATTCCCATAATCGGTTGTGCCATCAGGTAAAACTGGTTTTGTTCCAGCGCCTGCTGGATCTGATGCATCCGCGCTACTTTATCTTTTAAGCAATACTGTCCCTGAGTCACGCCACTAAATGACATATTCTCTGGCTGGTCACTGGTCAACGACATATCGGCAACATTATTCAGCTCTCCCAGTAACAGATGAAGATGCTGAACCGGTGAACGCACATTGCAGTAACTTATCCCAACTCTTGGCTGTAACGGTATCCCATCCCAGATAAAACGAAAATGACGGACGCGCTGATCGAGTTCAGCAATACGTGTCAGATGATCGCCACTGTTGAGGCGGATCACCAGATCATGCCCGGAAAGATCATAGACATCTTCATTGGGCTGAAGTAACTCACCCAGATGTTCGGCCAGCTTTTGCTTATACTGAATACGCAACAGAACCCCATAATAACGCCCTAACAGCTCGAGTTCCGGAATGCATAAAAAACAGATCACTGACCAGACGGAGTTATCCAACGCCCGGCTCAATGCCCGGATATTCGGCATATGAACCACTGGATCGAGAAATGCCATGCGCTGTATCCGCGAATGAATCAGGCGTTGCCGGGTGGCCAGCATTGCCATATACACGACAATGAAAGATGACAACAGATAAGATGATGAAGTGACCGCCAGTTGATTTTGATAGTTAAGCGAAACGGGCAAATAACGATCATGAAAATGAATAATCAGAATCAACACCGGTATCCAGATAACAGCGATCAGACGATAACCAAAACGCATGCCACCCCACAACATCACCGGTGTCAGTAATGATAAGGTATAGCTGGTACTGAAAATCGTACTACTGCTATTCAATGGAATAAATAATAGCAACAGTAAGATGACGAGTAATAATGACCACAGAATAAACTCTGCCCGGTTAACTTTAGGATCGACCTGTAAGCGTGCCTGATATATAAAGCGGCGAAAATATAATGGGTTGCGGATGATCCGAATAAAAAAATAGCACAAGGGTACCCCGGTTAAACAACCGACCATCAGTGCCTGGAAGGTAATCAACGATCGCAAATTAAACGGATCGCTCCCGACCAGCTCAGCGGCTAAAACAGGCAGTTGCAGTTTTCCGGTCAGCTGAGAAAAGACCACAAATATCGCTGAGGGTAACAACATCAGCCACAGCAACCGATGTGGTATCAGGTCGATATTACCGTGTGGTGCCTGCCGTCTGCGGGGAGAAAAAATATGGTAGCCCGCCCAGCACAATACTGACGGGATCAGAAATTGACAAACGAGCCCCACCGACTCGACTATCGGCAGATCATAGGTAAAGGTCACGATCAGACCAATAATAAGCCCCGGTAAGGCTACCCAGTTAAAAAAGAGCATCAGGCTTAGTACCAGCGCCAGAGGCAAACAGTAAAGCGCGACTTCATTACCATTCAGTGTTGCGTACGCATTGACCTGGTTCGCCAGTGGCAGTAACAGTGTCGGGAGTATGAGTGGCAATGCCCACCATTTATCACGATATTGTTGATAAAATTTCATTATGTCCCCTGGCACTCCGTGGATAACTCACTATTCTGTCAACCCGGTTTCAACAGGTATACGATTTCATCGCTTTTAATACCTGTCATGGCCGATATTGCGCGGCCTCCATGAGGCGTGAAGATTTTAGTTATCAATAATGGTACAACTCTGATTTTACTAAAAAAAATTTTTTATTCTGGAAAATCAAAGCCATTTTTACACCAGATTGCAGAAAATAAAAAAAACAGAGATACGATGACCGTTCTATATAAATAACAATACAATTTATTTCAACAATAATTTTTAGCGAAAAAATAATCATCATAATGATAATGACAAGCGGGAGTATAATCACACCCGGTGGCGGATAACAGCAACAGCCATAATCGTGCTGGTTTTTAGTGCTGATCACTGCGCTGTGGAATCAGCGAAACTGCCCACTTACCGGCTATCGACTATCACGGTAAAACCGGTGTATGTTGACTTTGAGGTAATAACTTGCACTACGCAATGATCGTGATCGTCATAGTGTAAGACAACTGCCATTTTGCCAGCGTCGCAACGTTATGCTCAGGGGAAATGTGTTTCATTGGTCACTCTACAGTCCTCAGACTGATTTTTCACAAGGGGTGACAACTATCACTGACAGTGAGGGATTTCATGGTAATCGCTATTTGTCGCCATAGTGATAACGGGCTGCGTAAATGATGATTTCTCCGTTCTGAATTGAGTAAACCAACCGATGGCTCTGATCGATTCGGCGAAAATAGAGCGCCGGATCTTTGTGATGGCGCAGCCGCTCAGGTTTTCCCATACCGGTTAGCGGGTCACTCTCGATGCTGTGAAGTAATTGTCTGATACGTTCGAATTTTTTCTTGTCAGTACCACGCCAGTAGTTAATATCTTCAGCACTATTCTTTGTGAACTTAATATTCCACTTCGACAAATTCGCCACGCTCCGCTTGTTTCATGGACTCATTTATATGGGTCGCATTTGCAGGATTACTAAACAGATAAACTGTTTCCATAAGCGCCTCATACTCTTCGGCATCGATCATGACAACATCAGGCGCGTCACGGCGCATGATTCGAATTGGCTCTGCATCATCTGTAACACGTTTCATGGTATCGGAAAAGTGCTTACGAGCGTCGGTAAAAGTGATTACATACATCTTAGAACTCCTCTCAATCAGGCTTTAGCATATATATGTACATCATTAAGTACAAGTATGCTTTTTACTATAACATTTGTACGCATACCAGTAACTCTCAGGATAACTGTCCCCCTGATTAACTTATAATCTGGCTCATCAGGTGATTTTACTTGTCGATTTGGCCCGAGATCCTCATGTACTACCTGTACGTTGTGGGTTCTCCACGCTGTCCGTACCCAAACTGGCTGCGTCAATAACGCTTGGCAGGATAGGCTCTTAAGCTGTAAATATAGCCATCAGAAATTTTCCGATATACAGAAATAAAAAACCCGCTGTTATTAACAGCGGGTTTTTTTATCGTCGTTGCCTTAATTAACCGCAGGCTGCCGGTCAATCACTCCCACTCAATCGTCGCGGGGGGTTTACCGCTGATATCGTAGACCACACGCGAAATGCCATTGACCTCGTTGATAATCCGGTTAGAAACCCGGCCAAGAAAATCATACGGCAGATGTGCCCAGTGCGCGGTCATAAAGTCGATCGTTTCGACGGCACGTAATGCAATAACCCAGTCGAATTTACGTCCGTCACCCATCACACCCACCGAACGCACCGGCAGGAAGACAGCAAACGCCTGGCTGACTTTATGATATAAATCAGCTTTATGCAGTTCTTCGATAAAGATCGCGTCCGCACGGCGCAATAAATCACAGTACGCTTTTTTCACTTCACCCAGCACACGCACGCCCAGACCGGGGCCCGGGAAAGGATGGCGATAGAGCATGTCATAAGGCAGCCCCAGCTCGAGGCCAATTTTACGCACCTCATCCTTGAACAGCTCTTTGAGCGGCTCGACCAGCCCCAGCTTCATCTCTTTCGGCAGACCACCGACATTATGGTGAGATTTTATCACATGCGCTTTACCGGTAGCGGATGCGGCGGATTCGATGATATCAGGATAGATAGTCCCCTGCGCCAGCCACTTGACATCGTCGTGCTTCATCGCCTGTTCATCAAACAGCTCAACAAAGACACGTCCGATAATTTTACGTTTGGCCTCCGGATCACTCTCACCGGCCAGTGCGCCCAGAAAACGATCTTCTGCTGCCAGATGCACAATATTGAGGCCGAAATGTTCACCGAACATTTCCATAACCTGGCTGGCTTCATTCAGTCGCAGCAAGCCATTATCGACAAAAACGCAGGTCAGATTGTTGCCAATAGCGCGATGCAGCAACATCGCGGTGACAGAAGAGTCCACACCGCCCGACAGTCCGAGGATCACTTTGTCATTACCTACCTGCTGACGAATACGGATAATGGTATCGTCGATGATTCTGGCGGCGGTCCACAGCGCTTCACACTGGCAGATATCGCGCACAAACCGCTCCAGAATCCGTAGCCCCTGGCGGGTATGGGTGACCTCCGGATGGAACTGCACACCATAAAAGCGTTTATCTTCGTCAGCCATAATCGCGAACGGACAGGTTTCGGTACTGGCGACGGTAACAAACCCTGGCGGGATCGCCGTCACTTTATCACCGTGACTCATCCAGACATCCAGTAATGCCTTGCCGTCGGCATTCAGTGAATCTTCAATACCGTCGACTAACGCGCTATCGGTTTGTACTGTAACCTGGGCATAGCCAAATTCACGCTCAGTAGAAGAGACAACATCACCGCCCAGCTGGACGGCCATCGTTTGCATCCCATAACAGATACCCAATACCGGGACACCCGCTTCGAAAACATACTGCGGCGCACGCGGGCTGTTCTGTTCGGTGGTACTTTCCGGGCCACCAGAGAGAATAATGCCATTGGGGTTGAAGGCGCGAATTTGTTCTGCCGTTACATCCCAGGCCCATAACTCGCAATAGACGCCAGCTTCCCGTATACGGCGTGCCACTAATTGCGTGTACTGAGAACCAAAGTCCAGAATAAGAATACGATGTTTATGAATGTTATCAGTCATTAGTGTTGATTCCACAACAGTCGCGGTTAAATAAAATCGCCTGATATTTTCATTAGGCGATTGCCATCAGGAGCCCATGCGGTAGTTTGGCGACTCTTTGGTGATCGTCACATCATGGACATGACTTTCCTGAATACCGGCACCACTGATACGCACAAATTCAGCTTTCGTTCTCAGGGTATCAATGTTACTACAGCCGGTCAGCCCCATGCAGGATCGCAGGCCGCCCATCTGCTGGTGAATAATCTCTTTCACTTTTCCTTTATAAGCCACCCGTCCTTCAATACCTTCGGGGACTAATTTGTCGGCGGCGTTATCGCTCTGGAAATAACGATCAGAGGAGCCTTTGGCCATCGCCCCCAGCGATCCCATACCGCGATAAGATTTGTAAGAGCGCCCCTGATAAAGTTCAATCTCACCGGGGGATTCTTCAGTACCGGCCAGCATTGAGCCCACCATCACTGCCGCTGCGCCCGCCGCAATCGCTTTCGCAATATCACCGGAGAAACGAATCCCACCGTCAGCGATCACCGGAATACCGGTTCCTTCCAGCGCCGCCACGGCGTCAGAGATCGCGGTAATCTGCGGAACACCAACCCCGGTCACGATCCGGGTAGTACAAATCGATCCTGGCCCGATGCCGACTTTGACGGCACTGGCGCCTGCTTCCATCAATGCACGGGCACCGGCTCCCGTCGCCACATTACCGCCAATAATCGGCAATTGTGGATACTTCGCCCGCGTTTCACGAATACGCTGCAACACCCCTTCTGAGTGACCGTGTGAGGAGTCGATAAGCAGGACATCGACCCCTGCCGCGACCAGCGCATCAATGCGCTCCTCATTGCCCGCGCCCGCCCCGACCGCAGCGCCAACCCGCAGACGTCCGTGCTCATCTTTACAGGCGTTCGGTTTACGTTCTGCTTTCTGAAAATCTTTCACCGTGATCATGCCGAGCAGATGGAAATTTGCATCGACCACCAGTGCCTTTTCAATCCGTTTTTCATGCATTCTGGCGAAGACCACTTCGCGGTTCTCCCCCTCCCGTACCGTTACCAGTCGTTCTTTTGGCGTCATATAGACGCTGACGGGCTGATTGAGGTCGGTGACGAAACGAACATCACGCCCGGTAATAATACCCACCAGCTCATTTTGTTCTGTGACCACCGGATAACCCGCAAAACCATTGCGTTCAGTCAGCGCTTTCACTTCATGCAACGTCGTGGTCGGCAGCACGGTTTGCGGCTCAGAAACCACGCCGGATTCATGTTTCTTGACCCGGAGAACCTCTTCGACCTGGCGTTCTATCGACATATTTTTATGGATAAAACCGATACCGCCTTCCTGCGCCAGTGCAATAGCCAGTCGCGCTTCAGTGACGGTATCCATCGCGGCGGACAGCATCGGGATGTTCAGACGAATATCGGCGGTTAACTGCGTACTCAGATCAGCAGTATGGGGTAAAACAGTAGAGTGAGCGGGAATAAGGAGGACATCATCAAATGTCAGCGCTTCTTTAGCGATACGTAGCATGGCAATATCTCGATCTGGGTAGATAAATATTGCCGCGGCATTATACAGAGCGTAACCGATTGCATCTACACTTTTTTATGACTAACCCTTGCGATTGTGGCTGTTCGCGTTACTATTAGCCAATTATCCGCCTGATGCAGAATGTGATCTCACTGATATGTTGCCCTCATCTTCCCCCCCTGTCCTGAGCGTCAGTCGTCTGAACCAGACCGTTCGTCAGTTACTGGAACAGGAAATAGGCCTGTTGTGGATTAGCGGCGAGATCTCCAACTTCAGCCAGCCTGCCTCTGGTCACTGGTATTTTACCCTTAAAGATGATAACGCCCAGGTGCGCTGTGCCATGTTTCGCAACAGCAATCGCCGGGTTACTTTTCGTCCGCAACATGGGCAACAGGTGCTGGTTCGCGCCAATATCACCCTGTACGAACCCCGTGGCGACTATCAAATCATCGTCGAAAGCCTGCAACCGGCCGGTGAAGGACTTCTCCAGCAAAAATATGAACAGTTAAAGGCACAACTGGCGGCAGAAGGACTTTTCGATCAACAACATAAAAAAGGTCTGCCCGCACCGGCGCATTGTGTCGGTATTATCACCTCACCCACCGGTGCTGCACTGCATGATATTCTGCAGATCCTCAAACGGCGTGATCCGGCACTGCCGGTGATTATCTATCCGACGGCAGTACAGGGTGATGATGCGCCCGCACAAATTATCCGTGCCATCGAATTAGCCAACCGACGCCAGGAGTGTGATGTGTTGATTGTGGGCCGTGGTGGTGGCTCGCTGGAAGACTTATGGAGTTTTAATGATGAGCGGGTGGCGCGGGCCATTTTTGCCAGCCATATCCCGATGGTGAGTGCTGTTGGCCATGAAACAGATATCACCATCGCCGACTTTGTCGCTGACCTGCGCGCCCCGACGCCTTCTGCTGCCGCCGAACTTGTCAGCCGTAATCAGCAGGAGTTGCAGCGACAATTACAAAGCGGGCAACAGCGCCTGGCGATGGCGATGGACTATTTTCTCGCGCAGCGTCATCAACGCTTTGACGCGCTATACCACCGGCTGCAACAGCAGCACCCGCAGTTACGCTTAGTACGTCAGCAGGCATCGCTGGAACGGCTGCGCCAGCGTCTTCGTCAGGGGATGGAGACCCGGCTCAGATATACCATTCAGCGCCAGCAACGGCTTGAGCAACGTCTGAACCTGCAAAATCCGCTATCGGCAATTCATCGTATTCAGTCATATCTTCAGCAACTGGAATATCGCCTCGCCGAAAGCATTCGTGGCCGCCTGAGTGATCAGCGAGAACAATTCAGCAATCGTGTGACTCATCTGGAAGCCGTCAGCCCGCTGGCAACCCTGGCGCGTGGCTACAGTGTCACCACCCTTGCCGAAGGTGGGGTGCTGAAACACACCCGCCAGGCAAAAGTGGGGCATCTTCTGACAACGCGGGTTAATGACGGCTGGATTGCAAGTGAAGTGAAAGAGATTACGCCGATCAAACAAACATCGCGCCAACGCTCATAAGGTCTCATCCACGGACTGCAGACAGTACTCAGCCTGTTTTTTCGACAGCAAGCCGTGCCCGTTATTGCAAAAATAATTCACCGCACCACAGGCGGCCAGCACCTCCAGCGGTTGATGGCATTCCGGGCAGCAGGGTTGTATGGCAAAGGTTTTATCACAGTGGCAACAGTGGGCCTGATGGCCGTGCGGTTGCAGGGTGGCATGACACAAAGGGCAGAACAGCTTCATGATGATTCCTGATAAAAAGATCAAACAACAGCCTGTTACTGACGAAAGCGGGAGGGAAAATGACTTTTCTCTCCCGATAAAAATCAACCC
It encodes:
- the ppk1 gene encoding polyphosphate kinase 1, whose translation is MGQEKLYIEKELSWLSFNERVLQEAADKSNPLIERMRFLGIYSNNLDEFYKVRFAELKRRIIISEEQGNTLHAHHLLGKIQTRVLKADQQFDSLYNELLLEMARKQIFLVNERQLSVNQQAWLRDYFRQHLRKHIIPIMINQDTDLIQFLKDDYTYLAVEIIRGDSVNYALLEIPADKVPRFINLPPEAPRRIKPMILLDNILRYCLDDIFKGFFDFDTLNAYSMKMTRDAEYDLVHEMESSLMELMSSSLKQRLTAEPVRFVYQRDMPHAMVEMLRDKFAISHYDSMLPGSRYHNFKDFINFPNVGKANLVNKPQPCLRHVWFDKFRNGFDTIRERDVLLYYPYHTFEHVLELLRQSSFDPSVLAIKINIYRVAKDSRIIDSVIHAAHNGKKVTVVVELQARFDEEANIRWAKRLTEAGVHVIFSAPGLKIHAKLFLISRREGNRVIRYAHIGTGNFNEKTARLYTDYSLLTADARITNEVRRVFNFIENPYRPVSFNYLLVSPQNSRHLLYDMIDQEIDNARNGRPAGITLKLNNLVDEGLVDRLYAASGAGVPINLLVRGMCSLIPGLPGISENIRAISIVDRFLEHDRVYVFENGGDKKVWLSSADWMTRNIDYRIEVAVPLLDPDLKQRVLNILAILFSDTVKARYLDKELSNRYVPRGNRRKVRAQPAIYHYLQSLEKPD
- a CDS encoding EAL domain-containing protein, which produces MKFYQQYRDKWWALPLILPTLLLPLANQVNAYATLNGNEVALYCLPLALVLSLMLFFNWVALPGLIIGLIVTFTYDLPIVESVGLVCQFLIPSVLCWAGYHIFSPRRRQAPHGNIDLIPHRLLWLMLLPSAIFVVFSQLTGKLQLPVLAAELVGSDPFNLRSLITFQALMVGCLTGVPLCYFFIRIIRNPLYFRRFIYQARLQVDPKVNRAEFILWSLLLVILLLLLFIPLNSSSTIFSTSYTLSLLTPVMLWGGMRFGYRLIAVIWIPVLILIIHFHDRYLPVSLNYQNQLAVTSSSYLLSSFIVVYMAMLATRQRLIHSRIQRMAFLDPVVHMPNIRALSRALDNSVWSVICFLCIPELELLGRYYGVLLRIQYKQKLAEHLGELLQPNEDVYDLSGHDLVIRLNSGDHLTRIAELDQRVRHFRFIWDGIPLQPRVGISYCNVRSPVQHLHLLLGELNNVADMSLTSDQPENMSFSGVTQGQYCLKDKVARMHQIQQALEQNQFYLMAQPIMGIRGDNYHEVLLRMVDDNGKLVSPADFLPVAHEFGLVSQIDIWVLEHTLSFMDQHRKTLPGLRLAVNLSPVSVSRSHFPDEVSRLLAQYHIEPWQLIFELTENHALRNPQQARQTLAHLQMLGCRVAIDDFGTGYASYVSLKNLNADLLKIDGSFIRNLMTSSLDYQVVASICNLARMKKMQLVAEYVETPDIRKAVLALGIDYLQGYDIGEPVPLASLVTEAEHHLHHNAG
- the ppx gene encoding exopolyphosphatase yields the protein MPVNHEMSCPQEFAAVDLGSNSFHMVIARVVDGTLQIISRLKQRVHLADGLDDHGRLSEEAISRGLNCLSLFAERLRGFPPSRVRIVGTHTLRQATNAEEFLHRAKKVLPYPIEIISGNEEARLIFMGVAHTQPGGGRKLVIDIGGGSTELIIGENFQPLLVESRRMGCVSFSQTYFADGIISKDNFQHARLAAIQQLETLASPFRALGWDVAMGASGTIKAVHEVLIASGKKEGVITPERLEKLVAELLKFKHRDKLRLPGLSEDRKMVFAPGLAILCGVFDALKIKALLLSDGALREGVLYEMEGRFRHQDIRSRTAQSLSRQYNIDTQQASRVLETTMQLFAQWQAQNPRLADPCLTALLKWAAMLYEIGLGINHSGIHRHSAYILQHSDLPGFDQEQQMMIATLVRYHRKSIHPDELPRFTLFKKKQFLPLIKLLRLGVLLNNQRQATLLPPELILNTDDNHWTLIFPHDWFHQNVLIRLDLEKEQKYWHDVADWKLEISEAKPDNCG
- a CDS encoding type II toxin-antitoxin system Phd/YefM family antitoxin, producing MYVITFTDARKHFSDTMKRVTDDAEPIRIMRRDAPDVVMIDAEEYEALMETVYLFSNPANATHINESMKQAERGEFVEVEY
- the guaA gene encoding glutamine-hydrolyzing GMP synthase — its product is MTDNIHKHRILILDFGSQYTQLVARRIREAGVYCELWAWDVTAEQIRAFNPNGIILSGGPESTTEQNSPRAPQYVFEAGVPVLGICYGMQTMAVQLGGDVVSSTEREFGYAQVTVQTDSALVDGIEDSLNADGKALLDVWMSHGDKVTAIPPGFVTVASTETCPFAIMADEDKRFYGVQFHPEVTHTRQGLRILERFVRDICQCEALWTAARIIDDTIIRIRQQVGNDKVILGLSGGVDSSVTAMLLHRAIGNNLTCVFVDNGLLRLNEASQVMEMFGEHFGLNIVHLAAEDRFLGALAGESDPEAKRKIIGRVFVELFDEQAMKHDDVKWLAQGTIYPDIIESAASATGKAHVIKSHHNVGGLPKEMKLGLVEPLKELFKDEVRKIGLELGLPYDMLYRHPFPGPGLGVRVLGEVKKAYCDLLRRADAIFIEELHKADLYHKVSQAFAVFLPVRSVGVMGDGRKFDWVIALRAVETIDFMTAHWAHLPYDFLGRVSNRIINEVNGISRVVYDISGKPPATIEWE
- a CDS encoding Txe/YoeB family addiction module toxin, with the translated sequence MSKWNIKFTKNSAEDINYWRGTDKKKFERIRQLLHSIESDPLTGMGKPERLRHHKDPALYFRRIDQSHRLVYSIQNGEIIIYAARYHYGDK